A genome region from Chlorobaculum tepidum TLS includes the following:
- the rimM gene encoding ribosome maturation factor RimM (Essential for efficient processing of 16S rRNA), whose amino-acid sequence MELFLTGVVLKPKGLKGELKVKPVTDFPESFLTRREYYIGKTPEDAVLRKVQSARFHQGFAWLVFEGAGSREGAEALVGCGLYVTRDALVAMPDDRAYIHELIGLDVFDETEGRVGKISDVLQMPAHDVYEVDTGDRKVLIPAVEDFITETDLEKGMVRLKRFKEFL is encoded by the coding sequence GTGGAACTGTTTCTGACAGGCGTCGTCCTGAAGCCCAAAGGGTTAAAAGGCGAACTCAAGGTGAAGCCGGTGACCGACTTTCCTGAGAGCTTCCTGACGCGCCGAGAGTATTATATCGGCAAAACGCCGGAAGATGCCGTGCTTCGCAAGGTGCAGTCAGCCAGGTTTCATCAGGGTTTTGCCTGGCTTGTGTTCGAAGGCGCCGGTTCGCGCGAAGGTGCCGAAGCGCTCGTCGGGTGCGGACTCTACGTGACCAGGGATGCCTTGGTGGCTATGCCGGATGACCGGGCATACATTCATGAGCTGATCGGTCTGGACGTGTTCGACGAAACGGAGGGGCGTGTCGGCAAGATCAGCGATGTGTTGCAGATGCCTGCGCATGACGTGTACGAAGTCGATACTGGTGACAGGAAAGTGCTTATACCGGCAGTAGAGGATTTTATCACTGAAACCGATCTCGAAAAAGGGATGGTGAGGTTGAAGAGATTCAAAGAATTTTTGTAA
- the rpsP gene encoding 30S ribosomal protein S16 encodes MVKIRLKRAGRKKMPFYQIVAADGRAPRDGKFLEVLGHYNPTAKPHTVTIEKDRVAYWLNVGAQPTDTVHSLIRGTGLLHEMNLKRRGLSESDIAAQMEAWRQKEAERRQKRLNAKLRRRQAKKAAEAAGSAEG; translated from the coding sequence TTGGTTAAGATCAGATTGAAAAGAGCCGGAAGGAAAAAGATGCCGTTCTACCAGATCGTTGCTGCCGACGGGCGCGCGCCGAGAGATGGCAAGTTTCTTGAAGTGCTCGGCCACTACAACCCGACCGCCAAGCCGCATACCGTGACCATCGAAAAAGATCGCGTGGCATACTGGCTGAACGTTGGCGCTCAGCCGACCGATACCGTCCACAGTCTTATCCGTGGTACCGGTCTGCTTCACGAAATGAACCTGAAACGTCGCGGTCTCAGCGAGAGCGATATCGCCGCCCAGATGGAAGCGTGGCGGCAGAAAGAGGCCGAGCGCCGTCAGAAGCGTCTCAACGCCAAACTCCGCCGCCGTCAGGCCAAGAAAGCTGCCGAAGCTGCTGGTTCAGCCGAAGGCTGA
- the ffh gene encoding signal recognition particle protein — protein sequence MFDNLSDKLELTLKKLAGQATINEVNIGIAMRDIKRALLSADVNYKVAKKLVEDIREKSLGESVIKSVSPAQMIVKIVNDELTEIMGGQNQPLNLPPKKIPAIVMVAGLQGSGKTTFCAKLAKRLKKNGKNPILVAADVYRPAAVEQLKTLGEQIDVPVFSIEEQDAMKAALGGLEAAKAGAKDVVIVDTAGRLQIDEAMMAEAEALKNRLSPDELLFVVDSMMGQEAVNTAKAFNDRLDFDGVVLTKLDGDARGGAALSIRQVVEKPIKFMSVGEKVDDLDVFYPDRMAQRILGMGDIVSFVEKAQEALDLEKTMAMQSKLMKNEFDLDDFFDQLQQLKKMGSIQGLIEMVPGLNKMVPKQDLENINFKPIEAIISSMTKQERKHPEIINGSRRKRIALGSGTRVQEVNMLLKQFAEMKKMMRSVNRLAKSGRKITTENLALDKFLKR from the coding sequence ATGTTCGACAATCTCAGTGACAAACTTGAGCTGACCTTAAAAAAACTCGCCGGTCAGGCGACGATCAACGAGGTCAACATCGGTATCGCGATGCGCGACATCAAGCGTGCCCTCTTGAGCGCCGATGTCAACTACAAGGTTGCCAAAAAGCTGGTCGAGGATATTCGCGAGAAGTCCCTCGGCGAATCGGTCATCAAGAGCGTCTCTCCGGCGCAGATGATCGTCAAGATCGTCAACGATGAGCTAACCGAAATCATGGGCGGCCAGAACCAGCCGCTGAATCTCCCTCCCAAGAAAATTCCTGCCATCGTGATGGTTGCCGGTCTCCAGGGTTCCGGCAAAACCACCTTCTGCGCCAAGCTGGCCAAGCGCCTCAAAAAGAACGGCAAGAATCCGATCCTTGTCGCCGCCGACGTTTACCGTCCGGCAGCGGTCGAGCAGCTCAAGACGCTCGGCGAGCAGATTGATGTGCCTGTATTTTCCATCGAAGAGCAAGACGCCATGAAGGCTGCGCTTGGTGGTCTTGAAGCTGCCAAAGCCGGGGCGAAAGATGTTGTGATCGTTGACACCGCCGGGCGTTTGCAGATCGACGAAGCGATGATGGCCGAGGCTGAAGCGCTCAAAAACCGCCTCAGTCCTGACGAGCTTTTATTCGTCGTCGATTCAATGATGGGCCAGGAGGCGGTGAACACCGCCAAGGCGTTCAACGATCGACTTGATTTCGATGGCGTTGTGCTCACCAAGCTTGATGGCGATGCACGTGGTGGTGCCGCTCTGTCGATCCGCCAGGTGGTCGAAAAGCCGATCAAGTTCATGAGCGTCGGCGAGAAGGTCGATGATCTCGACGTGTTCTACCCGGATCGCATGGCCCAGAGGATTCTCGGCATGGGCGATATCGTCAGCTTTGTCGAAAAGGCCCAGGAGGCGCTCGATCTTGAAAAGACGATGGCGATGCAGTCGAAGCTCATGAAGAACGAGTTCGACCTTGACGACTTTTTCGATCAGCTCCAGCAGCTCAAAAAAATGGGTTCGATCCAGGGTCTCATCGAAATGGTACCCGGTCTGAACAAGATGGTGCCGAAGCAGGATCTCGAAAACATCAACTTCAAGCCCATTGAGGCGATAATCTCCTCGATGACCAAACAGGAGCGCAAGCACCCTGAAATAATCAACGGCAGCCGCCGCAAGCGTATCGCGCTTGGCAGCGGCACGAGGGTGCAAGAGGTCAATATGCTGCTCAAGCAGTTTGCCGAAATGAAGAAAATGATGCGCTCGGTGAATCGCCTGGCCAAGTCAGGCCGCAAGATCACCACGGAGAACCTTGCACTCGACAAGTTTCTGAAACGATAA
- the rfaE1 gene encoding D-glycero-beta-D-manno-heptose-7-phosphate kinase, whose protein sequence is MTPEKIEQIFRSFKEKKIAVIGDVMIDKYIFGHVSRISPEYPVPVVDVNRESSRLGGAANVAVNIHALGAEALLIGVTGDDTERRNLEALMTEHGLNPAMLAADSTRPTTCKTRILSQNHHITRVDYESRTPVDAELEKRLLGMFMEIANAVDAVVLEDYNKGVLTPSLIVSLIAACRERNKPVLVDPKLKGFFSYGGCSVFKPNLSELAASLGIPVANDDREVEQACLLLGEKLTVESLVVTRSEKGMTVYDGSFTHIPALSLDVADVSGAGDTVIGTLALGLASGLDLVTSTRIANLAANTVCQEVGAVPVRPDKLFSACLAHLQ, encoded by the coding sequence ATGACCCCGGAAAAGATCGAGCAGATATTTCGATCGTTCAAAGAGAAGAAAATCGCCGTTATCGGTGATGTAATGATCGACAAATATATCTTCGGCCACGTTTCGCGAATTTCACCCGAATATCCGGTACCAGTGGTCGATGTCAACCGCGAGAGTAGCCGACTTGGAGGCGCGGCCAACGTGGCGGTCAACATCCATGCGCTCGGCGCCGAAGCGCTCCTGATTGGCGTCACCGGCGACGACACGGAGCGCAGAAACCTCGAAGCCCTGATGACGGAACATGGCCTCAATCCGGCTATGCTGGCCGCCGACAGCACCCGCCCGACAACCTGCAAAACCCGAATCCTGTCACAAAACCATCACATCACGAGGGTTGACTACGAAAGCCGCACTCCGGTGGATGCGGAGCTGGAAAAACGACTGCTCGGCATGTTCATGGAGATCGCTAACGCGGTCGATGCGGTGGTACTCGAAGATTACAACAAGGGAGTGCTCACCCCGTCGCTGATCGTGTCACTGATCGCCGCCTGTCGTGAACGCAACAAACCAGTACTGGTCGACCCAAAACTCAAGGGCTTCTTTTCCTACGGCGGATGTTCAGTGTTCAAACCCAACCTCTCCGAACTCGCCGCCTCGCTTGGCATTCCGGTGGCCAACGACGACCGTGAAGTCGAACAAGCCTGCCTCCTGCTCGGCGAAAAACTCACTGTCGAAAGCCTCGTAGTGACACGAAGCGAAAAAGGGATGACTGTCTACGACGGCTCGTTCACCCACATCCCGGCATTGTCGCTCGATGTCGCGGACGTCTCTGGTGCGGGAGATACCGTGATCGGCACACTGGCTCTAGGGCTGGCTTCAGGCCTCGACCTGGTGACCAGCACCAGAATCGCCAATCTTGCGGCCAATACTGTCTGCCAGGAGGTCGGTGCCGTGCCGGTCAGACCGGACAAGCTCTTCAGTGCTTGTCTGGCACATCTTCAATGA
- a CDS encoding START domain-containing protein, with amino-acid sequence MDVASALEGNWEFRVDHKNIKIFSSKIRGSQVLGFKGEAVFEASLRKLISLFHDFGNYGKWVHQLSEMEVLHKSDELDYVVRQVLNTPWPIPKREMIVRTALHASEEGALALTMTGIPDYVPLKPDFHRVREARGGWILMPVDGGKVHVTFVMHLDPGSDIPPALSNAALFEVPFYSLLKMRDLAQNPSYKPAWPSVVDNHVTIIEDVPDKH; translated from the coding sequence ATGGATGTAGCAAGCGCCCTTGAGGGCAACTGGGAATTTCGGGTCGATCACAAGAACATCAAGATTTTTTCGTCGAAGATCAGAGGTTCCCAGGTGCTGGGTTTCAAGGGGGAGGCCGTGTTCGAGGCGTCTCTCAGAAAGCTGATCAGCCTTTTTCACGATTTTGGCAATTACGGGAAATGGGTGCATCAGCTTTCTGAGATGGAGGTGTTGCACAAGAGCGATGAGCTTGATTATGTCGTTCGCCAGGTGCTCAACACTCCTTGGCCGATTCCTAAAAGGGAGATGATCGTGCGCACCGCCCTGCACGCTTCCGAAGAGGGGGCGCTAGCCCTGACGATGACCGGTATTCCCGATTATGTTCCGTTGAAGCCTGATTTTCATCGTGTGCGCGAGGCCAGGGGGGGCTGGATATTGATGCCTGTGGATGGCGGCAAGGTACATGTGACTTTCGTGATGCATCTCGATCCCGGCAGCGATATCCCGCCCGCGCTTAGCAATGCAGCCCTCTTCGAGGTGCCGTTTTACTCATTGCTCAAGATGAGGGATCTTGCACAGAATCCTTCCTACAAACCGGCGTGGCCTTCGGTGGTGGATAACCACGTCACCATCATTGAAGATGTGCCAGACAAGCACTGA
- a CDS encoding START domain-containing protein, whose protein sequence is MSLLEKINSSTCTLRFKNDWLKIFTCPVPSSDFLSFVGVATIDAPQHAVLSLLYDIESATEWVWKTREMRVLQELADDNEGRVVYQVVSAPWPVSDREIISRSTAYKDPETGEVFIKIESLPDFIPETSNCVRVRKLEGAWNILPLSENSCRVVFRLHIEPAGEIPSWLANIAVIDTPYHTLNNMRDMVKREKYKNPVGAPLKESTEGIIRNYNDFITE, encoded by the coding sequence ATGTCACTACTTGAAAAAATCAACAGTAGCACCTGCACGCTCAGGTTCAAAAACGACTGGCTGAAGATATTCACCTGTCCGGTGCCTTCATCCGATTTTCTGTCGTTCGTCGGCGTTGCCACCATCGATGCGCCCCAGCACGCCGTGCTCAGTCTTCTGTACGACATCGAGTCGGCAACCGAGTGGGTCTGGAAAACTCGGGAGATGCGCGTGCTCCAGGAGCTTGCCGACGACAACGAGGGACGGGTGGTCTATCAGGTCGTGAGTGCTCCGTGGCCGGTGAGCGACAGGGAGATCATCAGCCGATCGACTGCCTACAAGGATCCTGAAACAGGTGAAGTCTTTATCAAGATCGAAAGCCTGCCCGATTTCATTCCGGAAACCAGCAATTGCGTCAGGGTGCGCAAACTCGAAGGTGCCTGGAATATCCTGCCGCTGTCCGAAAATTCGTGCCGCGTGGTTTTCAGGCTGCACATCGAGCCTGCCGGAGAAATTCCGTCATGGCTTGCCAACATCGCGGTGATCGATACGCCGTATCATACGCTGAACAACATGCGCGACATGGTCAAGCGTGAAAAGTATAAAAATCCCGTTGGCGCGCCCTTGAAGGAATCGACGGAGGGCATCATCAGGAACTACAACGATTTCATCACCGAGTAA
- a CDS encoding S41 family peptidase: MSRIFTVIIMLLIGGFGYFIGWRMNSGTGGKMVDTYNLIRSYYVDPVNADSLQSAGVRGMLQSLDPHSIYLEPEKAAITQSNFNGNFEGIGVEFDVVRDTLLVVTPLAGGPSESAGIMPGDRIIGIDSKNVIGIKPSAVLGKLRGERGTRVRLRIYRPLTRRTIDFLVTRGKISTSSIDAAFLDDARTGYIRISQFVETTGSEFHNAVQKLRDKGMRKLIIDVRGNPGGYLDQAVAVADELLPAGKLIVYTKSRHGGDDQMKYLSTSGGIFEKGEVCLLVDRGSASAAEILAGALQDNRRALLIGELTFGKGLVQRQFKLPDDSVVRLTVSRYFTPSGRQIQREYDDGLQGRERYYKEMFTRNLPGGFIKKYGDLMYREGQNISVYSTGSLLKNTAADSLRAVLAKAGGIMPDYWVFGKPYSNLYQELYAKGVIEDIALKLIDDPSDPVQKYRSSATSYLDGYHVPVNLEALVRKECAEAKVQFNQAEFDRDRADIALALKARVARHLFGTEEQIRVLVSEGDPVMKVARHFIEKSAS, from the coding sequence ATGTCTCGTATTTTCACTGTTATTATCATGTTGCTCATCGGAGGATTCGGTTATTTTATCGGATGGCGGATGAACAGTGGGACTGGGGGAAAAATGGTCGATACCTACAATTTGATCAGGTCGTATTATGTCGATCCTGTCAATGCCGACAGCCTTCAAAGCGCGGGTGTTCGCGGCATGTTGCAGTCGCTCGATCCCCACTCCATCTATCTCGAACCCGAAAAAGCCGCGATCACCCAGTCCAACTTCAATGGCAATTTCGAGGGGATTGGTGTCGAGTTCGATGTCGTACGCGATACGCTTTTGGTGGTGACACCCCTCGCTGGGGGGCCAAGCGAGTCTGCTGGCATCATGCCCGGAGATCGGATCATTGGGATCGACTCGAAGAATGTTATCGGCATCAAGCCTTCGGCTGTTCTTGGCAAGCTCAGGGGCGAGCGGGGCACAAGAGTCAGGCTGAGAATTTATCGGCCCCTGACCCGCCGGACGATTGATTTTCTGGTGACGCGCGGAAAGATTTCGACATCGAGCATCGACGCAGCTTTTCTCGACGATGCGCGTACCGGCTACATCCGCATCAGCCAGTTCGTAGAGACCACGGGAAGCGAGTTTCACAATGCCGTGCAAAAGCTGCGCGACAAGGGGATGCGGAAGCTCATTATCGATGTGCGGGGCAATCCCGGCGGCTACCTCGATCAGGCCGTGGCTGTGGCGGATGAACTGCTTCCTGCGGGAAAGCTCATTGTTTATACCAAAAGCCGGCACGGTGGTGACGATCAGATGAAGTACTTATCGACCTCCGGCGGGATTTTCGAGAAGGGAGAAGTCTGCCTTCTGGTTGACCGCGGTAGTGCTTCGGCGGCGGAAATCCTTGCCGGTGCGCTTCAGGATAACCGGCGCGCATTGCTCATCGGTGAGCTGACATTCGGCAAGGGGCTTGTTCAGCGTCAGTTCAAACTGCCCGACGATTCGGTTGTCAGGCTTACCGTTTCGAGATATTTCACTCCGTCGGGCCGTCAGATTCAGCGGGAGTATGATGACGGTCTTCAGGGGCGTGAGCGCTATTACAAGGAGATGTTTACCCGGAATCTGCCAGGTGGTTTTATAAAAAAGTACGGTGACCTCATGTACCGGGAGGGGCAGAACATTTCGGTCTACAGTACCGGAAGTTTGCTGAAAAACACCGCTGCGGACAGCCTCCGTGCTGTGCTTGCCAAGGCCGGTGGCATCATGCCCGATTACTGGGTTTTCGGCAAGCCGTACTCCAATCTGTACCAGGAGCTCTACGCCAAGGGTGTCATTGAGGATATCGCGCTGAAACTGATCGACGATCCTTCCGATCCTGTCCAGAAATACCGGAGTTCGGCGACTTCGTATCTTGATGGATACCATGTACCAGTGAACCTCGAAGCGCTTGTCAGAAAAGAGTGCGCGGAGGCAAAGGTGCAATTCAACCAAGCCGAGTTTGACCGTGACCGGGCCGATATAGCTCTAGCGCTCAAGGCCAGGGTTGCCAGGCATCTGTTCGGAACTGAAGAACAGATCAGGGTGTTAGTCAGTGAAGGTGATCCTGTCATGAAGGTTGCGCGGCATTTCATCGAAAAGAGCGCTTCATGA
- a CDS encoding RidA family protein: MISHEENLKNAGILLPEIPSAAGLYQPAVRIGDLIYTSGQLPLVGGKLMEPGGRGRVSEANEQEATKAARVAALNAVAVLRSVTGNLDTVARIVKLTIYVSSADGFTNQHKVANGASELVYKIFGESGRHVRVAVGVLALPLDASVEVEMIAYCPLIRH; encoded by the coding sequence ATGATATCTCATGAAGAAAATCTAAAGAACGCCGGTATTCTTCTCCCGGAAATCCCTTCAGCAGCGGGACTTTACCAGCCAGCGGTACGGATTGGCGATCTGATTTACACTTCAGGTCAATTGCCACTGGTTGGCGGCAAACTGATGGAGCCAGGAGGAAGGGGACGGGTGAGCGAAGCGAACGAACAGGAGGCGACGAAGGCTGCCAGAGTGGCCGCGCTTAATGCGGTTGCGGTACTTCGATCCGTTACCGGAAATCTCGACACCGTGGCGAGAATCGTGAAGCTAACGATCTATGTTTCGAGCGCTGACGGGTTTACGAATCAACACAAAGTGGCCAACGGAGCATCGGAACTTGTCTATAAAATTTTTGGTGAATCGGGCCGGCATGTCAGGGTTGCCGTTGGAGTTCTTGCTCTTCCTCTTGATGCCAGTGTTGAAGTTGAAATGATTGCTTATTGCCCTTTAATAAGACATTAA
- a CDS encoding thiamine phosphate synthase, whose protein sequence is MTEKHPSLPRLMIVSSGGEHFSQKGLVLAQAQTLARSAPVIFQVREKMLDSASMWRLCSQIAPLVDNSGSILTINERFDIALASKAGGVHLPESSCPADVVRKTARKLLVGQSVHSETTALKAASTGLDYLLFGPVFHTPSKASFGPPQGLDRLREICEKVRIPVFAVGGITPEKVPACIECGAWGVAALTPFLDAGSLPETVNRFYSFMQS, encoded by the coding sequence ATGACTGAAAAACACCCCTCACTCCCCCGGCTGATGATTGTCAGCAGTGGCGGCGAACATTTTTCTCAGAAAGGCCTTGTACTGGCACAGGCACAAACTCTCGCCCGCTCTGCGCCGGTCATCTTCCAGGTTCGAGAGAAAATGCTCGATTCTGCTTCGATGTGGCGCCTCTGTAGCCAAATCGCCCCGCTTGTCGATAATTCGGGATCGATTCTGACCATCAACGAACGCTTCGACATCGCACTTGCATCAAAGGCGGGCGGAGTTCATCTTCCCGAATCTTCATGCCCTGCCGATGTCGTTCGAAAAACTGCACGAAAATTGCTTGTCGGGCAAAGCGTACATAGCGAAACGACAGCATTGAAAGCCGCTTCGACAGGCCTTGATTACCTCCTTTTCGGACCAGTATTCCATACGCCATCAAAAGCATCTTTCGGCCCGCCTCAGGGGTTGGATCGCCTACGGGAAATCTGCGAAAAAGTACGCATCCCGGTCTTCGCCGTTGGAGGCATCACGCCTGAAAAAGTCCCGGCCTGCATCGAATGCGGAGCCTGGGGCGTAGCCGCCCTCACACCGTTTCTCGATGCCGGATCGCTGCCTGAAACCGTCAACCGCTTCTACTCATTCATGCAATCATGA
- the thiE gene encoding thiamine phosphate synthase, which yields MTLPRRVLCVITDEHSNPVELARMALQGGAGMVQLRRKTASGQELYEWAIRIQALCSEQQALFIVNDRVDIAMAVHADGVHLGQQDLPASAARALLAPDAIIGVSVSNATEAIKAAEEGASYIGVGHIFPTFSKDKPSEPLGTASIRPIGRAAQLPVIAIGGIGHDNAAEVIRAGASGIAVISAVSDSDDPETATRELVRRIRQ from the coding sequence ATGACGTTACCGCGAAGAGTTCTCTGCGTCATCACCGATGAACACTCCAATCCAGTCGAACTTGCCCGCATGGCCCTCCAGGGCGGGGCAGGGATGGTACAGTTACGAAGAAAAACAGCCTCGGGCCAAGAGCTTTACGAGTGGGCCATCAGAATTCAAGCGCTTTGCAGTGAACAGCAGGCGCTCTTCATCGTCAATGACCGGGTCGATATTGCCATGGCCGTACATGCCGATGGAGTGCACCTCGGCCAACAGGATCTGCCCGCGTCGGCTGCCCGCGCACTGCTTGCCCCCGATGCGATCATTGGCGTATCGGTCTCCAACGCCACCGAGGCTATCAAGGCAGCCGAAGAGGGCGCAAGCTATATCGGCGTGGGGCACATATTCCCGACTTTTTCCAAAGACAAACCTTCAGAGCCGCTCGGCACGGCATCTATACGACCGATCGGCAGGGCTGCGCAGCTGCCGGTCATCGCCATCGGCGGCATCGGGCACGACAACGCTGCCGAGGTCATCCGTGCCGGTGCATCAGGCATCGCCGTCATCTCCGCGGTTTCCGACAGCGACGATCCCGAGACCGCCACTCGCGAGCTGGTAAGAAGAATCAGGCAATAA
- the thiD gene encoding bifunctional hydroxymethylpyrimidine kinase/phosphomethylpyrimidine kinase, translating to MMQNYITVLTIAGSDGSGGAGIQTDLKTIAANNCYGLSVITAVTAQNTTEVRSIHNIPPAFIGEQFKTIVDDIRIDAVKIGMLGSLEAAETVVELMKSLNEVPVVLDTVLRSSSGKSLLDAEALLVMKQLFHLTSLITPNLPEAAILTGRSMAPTTQAEIEVMAKDLQREGAKSVLVKGGHGEGDQCNDCLLHEGQLFWYSNPKIDTLNTHGTGCTLSSAIACGLAKGLPMNEAVAEAISYTRKALLAGASWRLGHGNGPLEHFPDRTVERRPGKLQ from the coding sequence ATGATGCAGAACTACATCACCGTGCTGACCATCGCCGGATCGGACGGCAGCGGCGGAGCTGGCATCCAGACCGACCTGAAAACCATCGCCGCCAACAACTGTTACGGCCTGAGCGTCATCACTGCTGTGACGGCACAGAACACCACTGAAGTACGGTCTATACACAACATTCCGCCCGCCTTCATCGGCGAGCAGTTCAAGACGATTGTCGACGATATTCGAATCGATGCGGTCAAGATCGGCATGCTGGGCTCGCTGGAAGCGGCAGAAACAGTCGTTGAACTCATGAAAAGCCTCAATGAGGTACCGGTCGTTCTCGACACCGTTTTGCGCTCATCGAGCGGAAAATCGCTGCTCGACGCAGAAGCCCTGCTGGTGATGAAGCAGCTCTTTCATCTCACCAGTCTGATTACCCCAAATCTGCCAGAGGCGGCAATACTGACGGGCCGCAGCATGGCTCCAACAACGCAGGCTGAAATCGAAGTGATGGCAAAAGATTTGCAACGGGAAGGCGCAAAATCCGTTCTTGTCAAGGGAGGACATGGCGAGGGAGACCAATGCAACGACTGCCTGCTGCACGAGGGACAGCTCTTTTGGTACTCAAACCCGAAAATCGATACACTCAACACACATGGCACCGGCTGCACACTCTCGTCAGCCATAGCTTGCGGACTGGCAAAAGGCTTGCCGATGAATGAAGCTGTGGCAGAAGCTATCAGCTATACGAGAAAAGCCCTGCTGGCAGGCGCATCATGGCGGCTGGGACACGGAAATGGTCCGCTGGAGCATTTTCCCGACCGGACAGTCGAAAGACGGCCGGGAAAACTGCAATAA
- a CDS encoding UDP-glucose dehydrogenase family protein: MKITIFGSGYVGLVTGACFAEVGNEVMCVDIDENKINRLLNGEIPIYEPGLDTIVSENLREGRLKFTTSITDGVDFGLYQFIAVGTPPDEDGSADLSHVLSVAESIGRNMEDYRIVINKSTVPVGTADLVRETIRTVLEERGRAIDFDVVSNPEFLKEGDAVDDFMKPDRIIVGVDNPRTKELLRNLYAPFNRSHERFIAMDIRSAELTKYAANAMLATKISFMNEIANIAERAGADVEAVRRGIGSDSRIGFSFIYPGVGYGGSCFPKDVRALERTSRKLGYNSRILQAVEAVNDDQKLSLVSKIRDHFDGDLKGRVIAMWGLAFKPNTDDMREAPSRKVMEELWKAGAIVRAYDPVAMDEARRIYGDRPDLVLVEHPDEALKGADALTIMTEWMVFRSPDFELIRNSLKEPVIFDGRNIYNPDMVEQVGISYYSIGRRPRLVR; the protein is encoded by the coding sequence ATGAAGATAACCATATTTGGTTCCGGTTATGTAGGCCTGGTTACCGGCGCCTGTTTTGCCGAGGTTGGCAATGAGGTTATGTGCGTCGATATCGACGAGAACAAGATCAATCGTCTCCTGAACGGGGAGATTCCGATTTACGAGCCAGGCCTTGACACTATCGTTAGTGAAAACCTGCGTGAAGGACGCCTGAAATTCACCACCAGCATTACTGACGGTGTCGATTTCGGTCTGTACCAGTTTATCGCCGTCGGTACTCCACCTGATGAAGATGGGTCAGCTGATTTGAGTCATGTGTTGAGCGTTGCCGAGAGCATCGGCCGCAATATGGAGGATTATCGTATTGTGATCAACAAATCGACGGTTCCGGTCGGTACGGCCGATCTGGTGCGCGAAACGATCAGGACTGTACTCGAAGAACGGGGGCGGGCGATTGATTTCGATGTCGTGTCGAATCCGGAGTTCCTTAAAGAAGGTGATGCCGTGGACGATTTCATGAAGCCCGATCGCATCATCGTTGGAGTGGACAACCCGCGCACCAAGGAGCTTCTGCGCAACCTGTACGCGCCGTTCAACCGCAGTCACGAGCGTTTCATTGCCATGGACATCCGCTCGGCGGAGTTGACCAAGTATGCAGCTAACGCCATGCTTGCCACCAAGATCAGCTTCATGAACGAGATCGCCAACATTGCTGAACGGGCCGGGGCGGATGTCGAAGCGGTGCGCCGCGGTATCGGTTCCGATTCGAGGATCGGCTTCTCCTTTATCTATCCCGGAGTGGGTTATGGCGGCTCCTGCTTCCCTAAGGATGTGCGAGCCCTGGAGCGCACGTCAAGGAAGCTTGGCTATAATTCGCGAATTCTGCAAGCGGTTGAGGCGGTCAACGATGATCAGAAGCTGAGCCTTGTTTCAAAGATTCGTGACCATTTCGACGGCGATCTTAAAGGGCGCGTCATTGCAATGTGGGGGCTGGCGTTCAAGCCAAATACCGATGACATGCGTGAAGCCCCGAGCCGGAAGGTCATGGAAGAGCTCTGGAAGGCGGGGGCAATCGTCAGAGCCTACGATCCCGTTGCCATGGACGAGGCCCGGCGCATCTATGGCGACCGGCCCGATCTAGTGCTGGTGGAGCATCCCGACGAGGCTCTCAAGGGCGCAGATGCGCTAACCATCATGACGGAGTGGATGGTGTTTCGTAGTCCCGATTTCGAACTGATCAGAAACTCTCTGAAAGAACCCGTGATCTTCGACGGCAGGAATATCTACAATCCCGATATGGTGGAACAGGTGGGCATCAGCTACTACTCTATCGGCCGTCGTCCTCGCCTGGTGCGCTAA